From the genome of Ostrinia nubilalis chromosome 1, ilOstNubi1.1, whole genome shotgun sequence:
TACAGCATTAAAATTGatctttaaattgatttttCTGTTTATATTCAATATAAATAGATATAAGTAATCATAATGTAGATAATACAATAGATTTTGAGTcttgaattaaattattttcttctaTGTTGATACTATAATGTCATCATATAACAACATTATTTATAATCATTACAATGAAATGTAAACCAACATTGAATTAACACTTAGTAATTAATCTAAGAGATGATTTTGTATAACTTTACATTATGTTCACTTCACATAGAGGATAATATTTTGGCATGATTTTAGATGCCACTGTACAATCAAGCCAAATCTTTGGTAAAATTGTGTACCTACTTTGAAAGTTGCCGTTTTGTTTATCAGCTATCtgatgtaaatgtaaatatttgtcGCCAATAAATTGGTTACTATAAACAAAAAGCCTTGAACTGAAAGTTCTCTTAAGCCCATGATAGACCAAGCCATACAGTGCCCACTTGGACGTATCACTTAAAACGCTCAAAAAACCTAATGTTTATAGAATAATGCAAAATGCATTCAAGTGGTTTGGCCGAAAAGTATGTCCTACTCTATTCTTTGCTAATATCAAATCTAAATCCACAGGCATActtaaacttaattatttaataacatttgttTTTTGGTAACAATTGAACAGAAATGAATTATGAAAAGATTTTTACTTCCCAGTGTAATTAATTGGTTGaaaaatacaaacattttaaatataattattcttttatttattattaaaaatagtaaACTAGAATACCATTATAAAACTAGTACAGAATGGACGGATTGATATAATATCACAGGTTAGTTTATACaattcttaaaataaagtaCATTCCTTTTTTACTGGAAAAATAGTACAgtacaatttaattaatgttaagATTGTGGTTATAAATGGCACTACAATAAGTCCATAGTATTAAAACGAATATGATGCTGATATAAGtccattacaataataatttattctagTATTAATCATGTTAATTTTTGATATGTGCCAGAGAACACATTTTGTGGTAATACCCTGAAATCCTAATTAAGGTGCGTGTCTGGGGCATTTACTGTGTTAAAGTGAGATTCTACTTTGAGAGTAATGTAAAGGCAGAATTCAATTGAAAACATGAATTTCGGTAAATAACAATTTCTCATAAGAGATACAGAACGATTTTTCACTTGAGGCATCTaacaaaaaacacaatattacaCAAATGTGTGTAATAAACTAAGTAAAACATAACTCATAAAACACTGGTCTTCTTGCTTAGTAGGAAAGTCATACCCATGTCTAACATAAGCAATTCATCATGCACTCATCACATTCTCACAGAGtcaatacaatttgaaaaatcaTTAAAATGATTCCAACTTCACTCTCTTTTATAAATATCAATACTGACTTGTGCTTTTTCATAATAACGCTCaactaaagttaaagaaattaaaatacaatgcACGATAGTAATTATACTTTtccaaatacataaaatatctacttATTAACAAACTTAAGACTCCTTATTACATTTTGTAAAGAGTACAAAAAGTTACTATAAAAAGCTCTACTCCTGctttaaaatatacttaaataaaacctaaaagtatataagtaacaCTATGTATAAGaatattaatatgaaaaaataatgcAACTATAAAAACATAAGTGGGTTTTGATACCAGCACTGGTCTTATTAGATTATCTAATGCCAGCAAAAAACCAAATTAACCTAAgtatatttttactattatttgaaTGACTACAAGATTGGTAATACCATATACCTTTAGCATTCTCTCAcagaatattaaattatttaaaaaaagctgtgtaatattatgtaacgcaagtattaatttatattgagCCATACTGAAGTCATTATTATAATAGATTGCACCTTCATAATAATCATGAAGTTGCGGCTTGTTCACATAAGATAATGACGTcaagtacataatataaaacaaaacataCTCGTTATTTGTGTACAATATAAGCACCAATTATATTAGCTTTAATTCTGAACTAAGGCTCAGAAtgatcatttatttttgtaaacactggcaacactaaatgctataaaattatattgctaGGCAATATTCCTAAGCTTACTTGGTCCCAGtctagacaatattttttaaatcatacATTCACTTATATGctagtaaaaagaaaaataataaggcAGTATTTTGATTAATATCTATAAAAATTGTGTTCATTTAAGATTCTATTCAGCTTCAAAGCTGTCTCGTAAACGTTGGGACTACTTTATGATCATAAAAGTCTCAAGAGAGTGGATGATCTGGAGCCAGGTTAGGATCTAAGGCTTTTTGGCTTCAGTCCAGAGCCCCGTGGATTCAAGGGGCCCCTCTAAGTAGTATTAGCCCAGGCAGGGCCTAAACTCATGGTCCGGCCCTGCCTGGAGCTGTTATTATACAGATTGGTCCAAACGGCAAAATTGTGAATGTTACCGTTTGGATCATCCAGTAAAGTACACTGGCGCGTGAGATGTAGAATGTGTGCGCAACATGCAGATTTATAAGCAGAGAATGTCGTGTAACTAGCGGAAGATGCATCACGAAAATTTAGATGTTTCCGCTGTTACTTGTTTGCTCGGATATTTTACTGGTCGCGTTAGCGAGCGGCATTTAAAGACATAATTCGGTCTTGTCATGTCTTGTAAAGTGCAAGATGTGTCTCGGAGATGTTCAGGTGTTGCCGTTGTTGTTACctgggccccgattgcgctaaaaatTTTTCAACTGCAATGCGTCTGGCCCACGAACGGACttcagctgttttgacaaatctgTATCGCGCGCGGTgccgttttgacagctagttcaaacgaagcaaaacaaagttattttttttgcttcgtttgaactagctgttgTTTTAATATATCCGTTGTTTCGTCAttgtttgcgcgtgaactttaATTTGATACCGAATTGCACATCAGCTGGAATGTAAATGAAGCGTGACTGGAGTTGAAATGCGAACGGAGACATTACAAAAGGCAATCGGGGCCCAGACTTTTATCCTTACTTCCCGTGTCAGTGCGCAGGCTTGTCTTGCAGCCAGGGCCGGAAGATGGGCAGCGTGGACGGGTAgatggcgggcggcggcgcggcgccgggcTCGCGCAGCGGGTACGTGCCGATCAGCACGGGCAGCTGGAGCTTGACGTCCTTCTCCATGCTCTTCGGCTCGATTATGAACTGTGAATGGGTGGGTTGAGGTTAAATATTGCGCAAAGGTTTTAAGtttctacatttttatttatttatttaattaataggacaaccaacaagacgtacactagaagacaatcaatatttacagtgtatttaaacttaatctaagtgcaattttaagtaaaaatatgTTTCAGTTAAACAATGGTCAAGAAAACTACGCACCTGGTGGCCATGACGTCATattgacgctctggtacggacggggcgaacgcggtaGTTTTTGCAGGAGAGTGGCAAGGAGAATCGCATTCCAGGGAGGAGCGCAGTTAGCTCGTTGTAATTATACTTTCAATCCTTTAGAATCCACTGACGACACTTcatcaatttaattttcgcCTTGAACTGGTGCAATGGTGGTTCGAAAAACACGGCGTTCGAAACCGCGCCACACGTCGCTCTCGCCCGGAGGCTCCTTGCCGTGACGCTGGCACGCACCTCCTTGGCCGCTCCTTGCCGCGggcgaatgtttttttttcgtaGAGCGGCTATTCTGGTATACTGGTTCTATGAAGTTCCAGTACCGATCGATTGTGAGGGGCGAGTGTCGCTCGCTCCAGTCTCACCTGCACGTCATACTGCACGGAGATCAGATGGCAGCCGCGCAGGTTGGTGGGCGGCAGCGGCGGCACGTACAGTAGTTCCTCGCGCCACACGTCGCTCTCGCCCGGCCGCACTGCCGTGAGCACGTGACGCTCGCTCCAGTCTCACCTGCACGTCATACTGCACGGAGATCAGATGGCAGCCGCGCAGGTTGGTGGGCGGCAGCGGCGGCACGTACAGTAGTTCCTCGCGCCACACGTCGCTCTCGCCCGGCCGCACTGCCGTGAGCACGTGACGCTCGCTCCAGTCTCACCTGCACGTCATACTGCACGGAGATCAGATGGCAGCCGCGCAGGTTGGTGGGCGGCAGCGGCGGCACGTACAGTAGTTCCTCGCGCCACACGTCGCTCTCGCCCGGCCGCACTGCCGTGAGCACGTGACGCTCGCTCCAGTCTCACCTGCACGTCATACTGCACGGAGATCAGATGGCAGCCGCGCAGGTTGGTGGGCGGCAGCGGCGGCACGTACAGTAGTTCCTCGCGCCACACGTCGCTCTCGCCCGGCCGCACTGCCGTGAGCACGTGACGCTCGCTCCAGTCTCACCTGCACGTCATACTGCACGGAGATCAGATGGCAGCCGCGCAGGTTGGTGGGCGGCAGCGGCGGCACGTACAGTAGTTCCTCGCGCCACACGTCGCTCTCGCCCGGCCGCACTGCCGTGAGCACGTGACGCTCGCTCCAGTCTCACCTGCACGTCATACTGCACGGAGATCAGATGGCAGCCGCGCAGGTTGGTGGGCGGCAGCGGCGGCACGTACAGTAGTTCCTCGCGCCACACGTCGCTCTCGCCCGGCCGCACTGCCGTGAGCACGTGACGCTCGCTCCAGTCTCACCTGCACGTCATACTGCACGGAGATCAGATGGCAGCCGCGCAGGTTGGTGGGCGGCAGCGGCGGCACGTACAGTAGTTCCTCGCGCCACACGTCGCTCTCGCCCGGCCGCACTTTGCCGTGAGCACGTGACGCTAGTTCACGCACTTCCTTAGCCGCTACTTTGCCGTGGGCGGAGTATTGGATCGTCTGGAAACAAGCAAATATGTGGTTTGGAAAGATTTTTAGAACACCTTTATCTGGCAAGAGtggggtaggttatgtggggttcaCCCTGCCAGAAAGGCGGGGCCTATACCATCTAAAATTTGACGGTGTCCTCCAGAGTCTATTCGGACGAAACTGCCCGGAGCTAAATGGTCTCGAAATTCTTTCGCGACACGTCCTACtgaactaaaatagtaagacaagGGTCTTAActcgacgtttattaatgagttacattatgtactcacagtttgacgtttcggctgcggcATCGcggtggtcacaagcagactggcggcttgcggcgtcgtccgttcgggcgggcttcaaaattttcaactaccctACTGAACATCTGAGAATGTTCAAATGTATGTGTGCGCATCACGGTCACACCACATCACATGCTAATGCTGCCGCGAACTTCCAGGTTTGTGTGCGCGAATAATTGCGATTACACCACGTCACTCGCTAGTGCTGCCCTCAGTCTATTGGTCGTTGTTAGTCGTTACCTCAGTAAGAGCCGCCCTGGTGGCCTTAAGCGTGGTCTTGGAGTTGTTGACGAGGTGCGCCGACAGCGCCACGCTCTCGCCCGGGACGTAGGCGCCGCGGTCCAGCACCACGCGGCAGGCGATGGCGCCGCCGCCCACGCAGCCCACGCCTAACCGGTGCTCGATGCTGCACTCGAACTCTTGCTGGATGTTGAAGATGGACAATAACGATTTCTTTATCTATCGATTAACGCAAACTACGTACAGCAGCGTCAAATTGTTCGTGACACtcaagtagccaaaaagttccaCTACACGTCTTgttataatgagggctatcgttttagcgctcaccagttagcgccactgtagagtaaggtcctgtcacttgctagtagcgaagacagtggcaccaactggtgaacggctaaagtggtaggaggactatcgcatttgcactcatcaagatagcgccactgtagagtaaggtcctgtcaatcgccaggggtgccaactgttaagtataaaaacgatagccctcattggaataacaTTGTGTTGACAACTTTTTGGCCggtttgggtgtcacgaactatttgacgctgactgtactatcggccacagtttCAGCTACCCTTTTCCGTTTTTTTGTCCTCGTCAAATGGTGGTTCTTTGCGATAAAAAGAGACTACATgaccggaaatgggtagctggaactgtggccgatAGCCGATAGTGCGTAACGTCTTGCGATCAATTCGTTTCAAAATTCAACTATTAGTTGGAACAATATGAATTGCACGACAAGAGATAAGGTGCGggtaagaaattaaatgtaaaaacgAACTGGGAAATTCCGCTCAATGCGATTATGATAGTAACTCAGCTGTGAAAGTTTATGTATTGGAAATAACGGGCCATTAATTTGCTAGTCTTATACACGGCGTGAGCCGCTCAAAACGCAGTTGGCTGTCGGCACTCGGCATCCGATGACGAGCGCATTGATAAGGAATATGTATTGCAAATCGTGACAGCCGTGGGGAACTCACGCTCtttctaagagtaggcgcacaccgttgatttttcgtcggccgatagtttagtcgggcagttgatcagtatgggcatgtatgggagtgcgcacactacgccgattcgatttggccgattcttcatacaatttaaaatcgggcacaactatcggccaacgaaAAAACAACGGTGTGCGGCTACTCTAAGTGAGGGCGTGAGGAGCTAACTACGATATCGCGATTTACAATTGTTCTTTCGATTTGTATGTTGTGTTCTCAGTCTCATCTGATGGTCTTTTTAATAATGAACATTTAGCCGTAAATACTTGTCGTGTTCACCAGCAGATAATAAACAATGGTTGGTTACAAAACTATATAAGTCTTAATTGAATTAAGACAATGGCACATAAAGGTAACTTGTGGCATATAATGTCTTGTAATAGGTGCTATATTGTGACTATTACATAATACCTGCATATTATAGTGGAATATTTAAAAAGCAGGAAACTATACTTGGCTAACCAAATAATGAAGGATAATTCAATTCTTTTTCACTAAAACTTACACATATTCCAGTTAGTTCATTAGTGAGTTTGCTAATAGTTTTGTTCTAATTGAAGCATTGAGAAATATTgtctaataaaataatgaatggTCACAAAGTTTGGGTAATATACAAACACAGCTGTGAATTAACACACATAACTAAGCTAAACACATGGAAATAGCTGTGTACTTTACAACTTTCGTAAATATCAGCTAGCTAATATTTTTCAACTATTCCTATTTAAGTAACATTGCAGTCACATAAATTGAAAAGCAGACAGTTCAGTTAACAACTTTATCATTCATTTATATACCATTTATCACATTTTCTAAACAGATAATAAAACAATAGACTTTACATACAAGTGATATCATCATGTAACCTTCAAGGATCATATGAACACCTTGAAACATAATACTCATATCATATTTCTCTCCACATTGTGCCAAGTGCTTGAAGAGGGTTCATATACTAATGAAGAATTTGAaaacaagtacctacataatattataatttcttGTGACATAATTGTATTGTGTCCTAAATTTAAAAATTCTCTTAGATGCAAAAAAATACACAATCatagtaaataagtacttacagcTAATACTGGTGGCTCCAAATTCAAGTCTATAGGGTTCATCACAATGAAGACCTGTTGGTTCTTATGTGTCAAGCCGTTGGGCTCCCTCAATGCTGCCTTGCAGTAGTACTGAACCCATCCATGTGTGCCAAGGAAAGTTGAAGGTAGACCCATAGGCAAACCCAGCTTAAATGGGAAGCTATGAATGCCTGGGGAGAGAACTGAGGTGCCTTGGCCTGTAgaataattattgtaaataagtatttttatttgctttaaacAAAAAAGCTTAGTTATActgctaataaataaataaaaattgtttattttatcacaCTCATTCTAGTACATCAAAAATTTTTGGAAGATAACAATAATTGTTGTTCTGAGTGTGCGATCTGGAGCCTAAACtagggccaccctgtatttcaggCCTCCAGGTCCAAATATAGagcaaaatattgaaaaaactttaattttacCTGGTTCTCCAAGCAGTCTCATTCGAAAGTCAATGTAATTTTCTTTATCAAACAACCTTTCATGTCGGCCGGAGCCCACTCTCACCACTCCTTCACCAACCACATGGAAATGTAGAcctggaaataaacaaaaactttttaaaggAAAAGTTCGTTTTTTAGTTGTCAATCATTGATGTTAATTGCCTACATCAATGTATTTTTCATAAGTTTGGATTTCACTTATTAGCATTCTTAAGCATAAGAAACAGATTAATAGTAAGTaacttttcattattattaaaaaaatctggCGTTAAGAGTTAGACCTTAGACAGTTCCattttttcaagtaattttaaaaacttttcattGTTTCCCTCTTACCTAATACTGGAGTATCATCCTGCAGTTCCATCAACACTTTCCCGGACAAGAACTGTCCAGGGAAGTAAAGTAACGACGTGTTATCGAATACGATAAGGAATTTCAACAGTTTCCTCGGCATTCTCGCTGTCGACGCGAACGGCCAGCCACTTCACAAACAATTACACATGAACAATGTAACCACACGACAGCATGGACTTCCTACAAAACACatatgaaatgtttatttatgctaatttattgaattatgtaattaaaaacGTGAGCAATCAGCACACTTTGTCACTACCTGTGTTTTACAAAATctgaataaaaactttaaaactacTCAAGCTGGAGTTGATGGGGAGCCTTGCAATTACGAAAGATACGCCCACGATGATATTATCCTCAAAACTTCTCACGTCGTAGGCAGTGGACGACAAAGTTGAGAAATATGCTAATCGAAGGCCATCAACATGCCAAGTTAGCTCCAAGTTACGAACCACagttaatatttctaaagtattAAACTACTACATACCtcaaataaaagataataacctttattatttattcacccAAAATTCTTCTGTAATGAAAtacgttattaatttattttattcattttatctAGAAATAAAAAACTTCGTCAACAGTCAAGTTCGAGGAAGAAACTtttttgacatttataattGCCAGCTGTCAGTGTCACTCATTCGAAAGCATtctgattaaaaataattaacgcAAAATCCTTTTCGTTTTGCAAACCTAAATTagataatagtacaagttttacaaaacaataaaacttgtattattgagcagagacgatgcacagcatctggtgagagagatgcgtctacttccggtgtagttttttaccattttataccttaaatgacgtcatttccgcaattatttaataggaattgatttgacttacttccgtttgccgccattttagtcacctgggggcgagcttgctcggagttcttcatagagagctcaccaggaggccttcttgggatgctgtgcatcgtctctgctcaataatacaagttttattgttttgtaaaacttgtactattattcggcatgtgacgatgcacagcatctggtgagagacttgtttattagctcctggtgactacttaccaatggcgctatgtgatgaaagctttcgagtttctgtaacagaactagattagaacatgattaatttcagggtattaacatgttttgttctaaatgcccagtgagagcagcactaatatcagtttgtacttttgtatgtttgaaatgaataaactggaaagctactgaactgaattcagaaattctttcctcattaaaatgcagattgagtgtgtattgatataatttgcccgcatggcagtaagattcatgcgagtcatcaacataagtttacctataatacaggcgtacgatgtgattgaagagtatccaacaatgctttagatctgttgattgaaagttattaattaaataatatgttatttggtgtatcggtcgtagatcagttaataaaagtgtctgccttataatattgctattattgttctgcctacGCCAATATCTCATCCAATAATTTCATCTAAggctaaatatcaacccaaattaaagatgccacaacgaagtcaacaatgccaggagaggttttaaatccaacaacctttatactatttttatccatgtagattcctagtattacttggtgttgaaaaaaaaaaaaatgtgttattatattccgctgttcgcctctactcgcctgattccagtaacttacgcaaccgtagcaagggcatacctatgttgttttttgggatttgctgtcatttttcccagttgtttgtatgatgccGTAACGGTGCCGAACATACTTGTAGGTtaaggtttattaacttaatcttgaaattattcaggtgagactatgttttgtcatgtcagcagctgatgtagatggtaggagaaaaatatacataagctagtctacgagaagcctcgtaaaggtcacattttagatacctactgttgggtttaaggcctttatcaggaagtgaaattggttaagcttttaagttatctttaatatagttttagattagtaataccagccctcctagacaagtagcactttttgatcgaatcgaaaattggatacgttataacttcatatagagaaaagaaggctaatcgaccatccttcgactggtttgcgattttaaggTGAATTTTGTCGAGACCCACagggcataaaggtagtagaagagtagataaacgatttagtctagcaaataaatcttgctgtcgagcttcaagaggtaagtatatagctacgactgttttccttaggccattagtttaaccaccaaggccaggttattttataagtttttaaaatggatttttgccaggtatgttttaggaacgataccttattacccccaactcaacatactaaaaaattacatgttacctgatcctgacgtggaggtcaccatgtggtaagaacatggtggagattctgtattttgagggtcggcctcgagccctgctaagaaaagccagaaaggtcacttcgaggtgctaagcaggtaccttttgctgtggtgagaaacgggacagcaaagatttagcctagtttaccaccatagccaccctggttgaagtcgttgcaaaggctgctggtgaatctctgtggggtctctggatatccagtttcccgaacttttggaatatttacctttggatttgaacccaggagatgccactaagtaggttgttttccccgtaaatcgacctagatcgtcagataaatttgattgaatcgacctgggagataatgttttgcgctgtcagagctatttttacccgactgaaccgaaaggaggtgatgtttttgaagttgaaaagttagagagacagttccaatagaggctctgaatgtgccccttcctcccttagtttcaagtataggctatgctttgattgtccgatagcaaaattagtgaacgcacatgaaatgaatgaaagaatgagaaatcccccatcgctgattatgatttctgatattttgtagacatccagatggttgttaagagatgctgagctggagtcttgtgtattggatcggttgtgtggggtcgagttgtgatgagccctcactggagatcaagcttaccattataggcacttgttgagtcgtatagatttcgtatttaccgacaaaacccttagagatgacgacttgttgaaccttagttcacgtaattgacaaggtttaaagtgttccagaagataaaatgttacacactaaccttccgttctagtagttgctgtctcgtctggtttgtcaaaggtgacgaggtttagtaagtagtttgtgattgtgtcaatgtttttcggtatgcagtagagaacgagagattgataattttagggtaccttgacaagacatgcggagaggccggcggtgtctctgtgatcggtatctgcatccagatttagaatttagcattcaactactttagatcggatcaatacttacataattgtatctactgattaggacgtttaatagaataggttgtttggtctgtccttcttgcgaaggaatattgtgaggagcaggctcatgctgagcggtgccttctctggtaatttcagcacctgttttaacaggatttcggtttatttggtcagcgttagacagtcaagagtgttaaaacgctgaataaagcacggcgttgaagggacaagcaccggtttggaggtgaatggc
Proteins encoded in this window:
- the LOC135074857 gene encoding arrestin domain-containing protein 4 yields the protein MPRKLLKFLIVFDNTSLLYFPGQFLSGKVLMELQDDTPVLGLHFHVVGEGVVRVGSGRHERLFDKENYIDFRMRLLGEPGQGTSVLSPGIHSFPFKLGLPMGLPSTFLGTHGWVQYYCKAALREPNGLTHKNQQVFIVMNPIDLNLEPPVLAQEFECSIEHRLGVGCVGGGAIACRVVLDRGAYVPGESVALSAHLVNNSKTTLKATRAALTETIQYSAHGKVAAKEVRELASRAHGKVRPGESDVWREELLYVPPLPPTNLRGCHLISVQYDVQFIIEPKSMEKDVKLQLPVLIGTYPLREPGAAPPPAIYPSTLPIFRPWLQDKPAH